GGTCGCCCCGCCGCCGGTCCCTCCGAGCTTGCCGCGTGCCCCGCTCCCGGTGGCGCCCCCTCCGCGGGCCGAGGTCCCTCGCGAGGCCGTGCCTGCCGAGCCCGAGAGCGCCGAGGAGCCGTTGGCCGAGGACGTGCCGATCGTGGTGACGCCCGTCACGCGCGCCCACTCGTCGGCGAACGCGCCCGCCCCACCCAAGCCCGCCCCGCCCCGGAAAAAGCCGGGGCACGAGGTCTTCAAGGGCGACATGGCCTACTGAATCGTGGCGGGCCTCAGCCCTCTCCGCAGCGGAGCAGCTCGCCCCCGAAGACGTCGATCTTGTGCACCGAGCGGCCGAGCAGCACGCGCGCGCACTCTTGCACGCCCTCGGTGATCGCGGGGTGGGGGTGCACGCAGTGGTCGATGTCCTCGAGCGTGCCGCCCTTGTCGATGAGGAACGCGATGCCCTGGATGGTGCTCGACGCGTGCGGGCCCACCATGCGGAGGCCGAGCACGCGCTCCGGCTCGTCACGCGAGGAGAGCAGCTTGATGAAGCCCTCGGTCGCGCGCATGGCCACGTTCCTCGCGACCAAGCGGTTGTGGACGACGCCGACTCGGTACGGAATGCCCCGCTGCTTGGCCTGCGTCTCGTTGAGGCCGACCGCGGCGACCTCGGGCTTCAGGAAGTAGATGGCCGAGAGCGCCTCGTAGCGAATGGGCTTCGGATGGAGCCCGAACATGCGCTCGGCCGCGTGGCGACCCTCGAGCTCGGCCACGTTCACGAGGGCGACGTCCATCGTGGTGTCTCCGGCCGCGTACACGTGCGGGACCGTCGTCGAGCGGGTGCCCTCGACGTCGACGCCGCCGGAGGGGGTGAGCTTGACCCCGATCTCCTCGAGCCCGAGGCCGGCCGTAGCGGGGGCGCGCCCGATCGACACGAGCGCCCGCTCGACCGAGTACGTCTCTTCTCGGCCGTCCGCCCCCGCGACCACGTACTCCACGTGATCGCCCGTGCGCCGGAGCGACACGAGCCTCGCTTCTTTGTGGATGTGGATGCCCGCGCCCGCGAACGACCGCGCGACCACGTCGGCGACGTCGGCGTCCTCGAAGGGGAGGATGCGCGGCTGGCGGTCGATGATGTGGATCTTCGTGCGGCCGAAGTTCCCGAAGATGGCGGCGTACTCGCAGCCGACCACGCCCGCGCCGACGATCACCATGCTCTTCGGGAAGTCGCCGAAGGCCTCGACGTGATCGCTCGTGATGACGCGCTCGCCGTCGATCTCGATGCCCGGGGGCACGCGCGGCGTCGAGCCCGTCGCAATGACGAAGTTGTCGGCCTCGTAGAGCTCCTTCGCGCCGGAGGCGTCCGTGACCTCGATCGCGTGGGGCGAGACGAAGCGCGCCGCGCCTCGCCGGAGATCGACCTCGCCGCCCGTCTCGTCGGGCTCGGCCAACGTCTCGAGCTGGCGGGCGAGCACGGTCGTCCGCTCCTCGAGCGCCGTGCGCACCTGCCTCATGACGTCGGTGTAAGATACACGCAGCCCCTCGGCGACGAACCCTCGGTCGGTGCGGGCCGCGAGCGCGAAGTCGTTCGAGAGGTGCCACATGGTCTTCGACGAGAGCGCCCCGGCGTGGAGCCCCGCGCCGCCGAGCCGGCCCTTCTCGACGAGGAGCACCTTCTTGCCGAGGTCGTGGGCGCGCATGGCGGCGGCGAAGCCTGCGGGGCCGGCGCCGAGGATGGCGACGTCGTAGCGAGGTGGAGTGGGGGCCTTCGGCATGGCCGCAGCATACCGAATCGGACGCGCAGGTTCGCGGTGGCTTTGCGCGCCGGGGGGACGTTTGGCATGCTCGCGCGATGGAAATGTGCGCGCGCTGCGGCCAAGCCCCCGGGGACATGTTCGCGAACGACGGCGCCCCCGTGTGTAAGGGTTGCTACTACACGGCCGACGCGAACGCGCGCACGTCGGCGGGCGCGCAGCAGCTCGTCTTCGGGGGCATCGCCGGCATCGTGCTCGGCGTGCTCGTGATCCCGGTCGCGTTCGTGTCGACGCGCCTCGGTGGCGTGCTCATCGCCACGCTGCTCGGCGGCGGCATCGTGGCGCTCAAGCAGGGGCTCGCCCTGAAACGCAAAGGGTACTGACCGAAGGACGACCGGGGCGCGAGCGCTCGGCGCGCTGCACCCCGGCTCGTCGCCGACGCTCGGCTCAGTTGTCGTCGTTCTCGTCGACCTCGACGTCGATCGTCCCGTCGTTGCCGGTGTCGGTGCCGAACTTCATGGGCGTGCCTTGGCCCGTCCACGCGGCGTACTTCAGCACGACGGCGTCATTTTTCCCGAGCTGCTCGCCTGCGTGCGTGAAGACGGCCTCACCCGTGGAAGAGCGGCGGATGACCTCCACGTCGTACGATGCCATCGCGTCGGCCCCGCGCACGATGACGCGCAGCTCGCCGGTGACACGATCGAGCTTCAGGCGGATCTCCTGGCCCGCGGCCTCGCCGAACGCCTTGACGTGGAAGATGTAGTCGGCGGCGTCGGTGGCGAGCCCGATCTCGATCGTCGGGGTCTCGCTCCCGTTCGTCGTGTAGACGATCTCGTCGCCCGTGGCCGAGACCTGGATGGTGTCTTTCTGGTTCGGGTCGAGCTCGACGCCCAGCACGGCGAGCTCGTAGCCCGGGGCGACGAACGAGAGGTCGCTCGGCTCTTTTCCGGCGAGGGCGGTGCCGTCCAACGTGACCGAGTACGCC
The sequence above is a segment of the Myxococcales bacterium genome. Coding sequences within it:
- a CDS encoding NAD(P)/FAD-dependent oxidoreductase translates to MPKAPTPPRYDVAILGAGPAGFAAAMRAHDLGKKVLLVEKGRLGGAGLHAGALSSKTMWHLSNDFALAARTDRGFVAEGLRVSYTDVMRQVRTALEERTTVLARQLETLAEPDETGGEVDLRRGAARFVSPHAIEVTDASGAKELYEADNFVIATGSTPRVPPGIEIDGERVITSDHVEAFGDFPKSMVIVGAGVVGCEYAAIFGNFGRTKIHIIDRQPRILPFEDADVADVVARSFAGAGIHIHKEARLVSLRRTGDHVEYVVAGADGREETYSVERALVSIGRAPATAGLGLEEIGVKLTPSGGVDVEGTRSTTVPHVYAAGDTTMDVALVNVAELEGRHAAERMFGLHPKPIRYEALSAIYFLKPEVAAVGLNETQAKQRGIPYRVGVVHNRLVARNVAMRATEGFIKLLSSRDEPERVLGLRMVGPHASSTIQGIAFLIDKGGTLEDIDHCVHPHPAITEGVQECARVLLGRSVHKIDVFGGELLRCGEG